Below is a genomic region from Microbacterium sp. KUDC0406.
GCACGTCCGCCTCCGGCCACACCGCCCCGCTGGTCCCCTGCGTCAGGTGCCACGCCGACACCCCCAGCAGCACGACGACGAGCGCGCCCATGACACCTGCAGCAGTCAGCTTCGCGGCGGCAGGCATTCCGGCATCCTTCGATGGGACGCCGACGGCATCCTGCACCTCACTGCTCAACGCGTTCACTTACTCAACAACCTTCCGAGCGGAGCGACGGACATCCGAGCCCCCACCGGGTCGTTGAGCGAAGGCGAGGAACGAGCCGAAGACGAAACGCGGTGAGATGCCTGGAGAGGCTTGGGCGCTTCGTCTCGCTCCTTCGTCGCTCGCTCAACGACCGCGGGGCGACGGACCGGGTCGTTGAGCGAAGGCGAGGAACGAGCCGAAGACGAAACGCGGTGAGATGCCTGGAGAGGCTTGGGCGCTTCGTCTCGCTCCTTCGTCGCTCGCTCAACGACCGAGAGACTTGGCAGCGTCGACGAAGGCGTCGACGATCTGCTCGGCCGAGCGCGGGCCGCCGAAGGTCCAGATCCCGGCCGGGAACGCGAAGGTGCGGTCGTCCTTCACCGCGGGGATCGATGCCCACGCCGGGTTCTTCTTCGCGGCGTCGATGAAGTTGTCCGACTCCGTGTCCTCGGTGCCGGTGTAGAACAGGTTGGCGTCGCCGATCGTCGTCATGCCCTCGATGTCGGTCTGCCCCAGGCCGTAGGCCTCGTCGACCTCACCGGTCCAGGCGTTGGTGAGGCCGACGGCCTCGCCGAGCTCGCCGATCAGCGATCCCTGCCCGAACGGGCGGATCGAGACGTTGCCGCCGTCGACCCAGCCGTCGATGTAGACGAAGTCTGTGCTCGTCGGCGCAGCATCCGCGACCTCTGCCTTGGCCTCGGCGAGGTGCTTCTCGAACTCGTCGGTGACGTCCTTCGCGCGGTCCTCACGGCCGGTGGCCTGGGCGATCAGGTCGAAGGTCGAGAGCATCTGCTTCACCGGGTCCTTCGCGTCGGCGCCGAGGGTGGCGAGCACGGGGACGCCGTACTTCTCGAGCTGGCCGATGATGGCGTCGTCGCGGGTGTAGGCCTCGACGATCACGAGGTCGGGCTTGGTGGCGAAGAGCGCGTCGAGGTTCGGCTCCTGGCGGGTGCCGACATCCTTCACGTCCTCGGGAAGCTCCTCGGCGGTGTCCCAGGTGCGGTAGCCGTCGGCGTCGGCAACGGCGACGGGGGTGACGCACAGGGTCAGCGCATCCTCGACCTGCTGCCATTCCAGCACGGCGACCCGCTCGGCGGGCTTCTCCAGCTTCACGGTGCGACCGAACGCGTCGGTCAGCGACACCGGTCCGGTCGACGTCGTGACGTCGGCGCAGCCGTCACCCGACGCGGCAGGAGCGTTCGACGACGTCGGCTCGGTGACCGAGGTGGTGCCGCATCCGGCGAGCGCGAGCGTCAGGGCGCCGAGGACGGCGAGGGCGGCGAGGGGCTTCTTCATTCGGGTTCCTTTACGTGGACGGGCAAGTCGTTGTCGGGCAAGGTGCGTCGAGGCCCCTCCGTGTCGTCGAGGCCGTGAGACGACGTGATCAGGCGGGTGTGCGGATGCTGGGGGAAGGCACGGACGCCCCGCGTTCGTGGTGGCGCCCCCTCGGGATGACGCGCACCCGGCCGGTGTCGGCGTCGAGCACGGTGTCGATCCGCAGGCCGTACACCTCGGTGAGGTTCTCGCCGGTCAGCACGTCCCGCGGGAGGCCGGCCGCGTGCACCCGGCCGCGGTGCAGCAGCACGACCCGGTCGGCGACGGAGGCCGCGTGATCGAGGTCGTGCAGCACGACACCGAGCGCCGTGCCCCGGTCGGCGAGGTCGCGCACCAGATCGAGGGTCTCGATCTGATAGCGCAGGTCGAGGTGGTTGGTCGGCTCGTCGAGCAGCAGGATGCCGGTGCTCTGCGCCAGCGCGGTGGCAAGCCAGACGCGCTGCAGCTCGCCGCCGGAGAGCTCGTCGACGGGGCGGTCGGCCATCTCGGCCAGACCGGTCAGCTCGAGCGCGCGGGCGATGGCCGATCGGTCGGCATCGGCGAAGCCGGAGAACCGGCTGCGGTGCGGGTGCCGGCCGTAGGCGACGACGTCGCGCACCTCCAGCCCGGACGGGTGCGGCCGTGACTGCGACAGCATCGCGACGGTGCGGGCGAAGTCCTTCGCCGAGAGCGATGCCGCGTCGCGGGCATCCGTCTCGGGCGCGACGCGCCCGCTGCTCACCGTCACGGTGCCGGAATCGATGGCGTGCAGGCGGGCGAGGGCGCGCAGTGCGGTGGATTTGCCGCTGCCGTTCGGGCCGACGAGCGCCGTGACGAGACCGGGTTCGAGGTGAAGGGAGACGCCG
It encodes:
- a CDS encoding ABC transporter substrate-binding protein, with the translated sequence MKKPLAALAVLGALTLALAGCGTTSVTEPTSSNAPAASGDGCADVTTSTGPVSLTDAFGRTVKLEKPAERVAVLEWQQVEDALTLCVTPVAVADADGYRTWDTAEELPEDVKDVGTRQEPNLDALFATKPDLVIVEAYTRDDAIIGQLEKYGVPVLATLGADAKDPVKQMLSTFDLIAQATGREDRAKDVTDEFEKHLAEAKAEVADAAPTSTDFVYIDGWVDGGNVSIRPFGQGSLIGELGEAVGLTNAWTGEVDEAYGLGQTDIEGMTTIGDANLFYTGTEDTESDNFIDAAKKNPAWASIPAVKDDRTFAFPAGIWTFGGPRSAEQIVDAFVDAAKSLGR
- a CDS encoding ABC transporter ATP-binding protein; its protein translation is MTLRTPFADELRGDDLVLSYGRTEVVHGVSLHLEPGLVTALVGPNGSGKSTALRALARLHAIDSGTVTVSSGRVAPETDARDAASLSAKDFARTVAMLSQSRPHPSGLEVRDVVAYGRHPHRSRFSGFADADRSAIARALELTGLAEMADRPVDELSGGELQRVWLATALAQSTGILLLDEPTNHLDLRYQIETLDLVRDLADRGTALGVVLHDLDHAASVADRVVLLHRGRVHAAGLPRDVLTGENLTEVYGLRIDTVLDADTGRVRVIPRGRHHERGASVPSPSIRTPA